In Aegilops tauschii subsp. strangulata cultivar AL8/78 chromosome 3, Aet v6.0, whole genome shotgun sequence, one genomic interval encodes:
- the LOC109750241 gene encoding uncharacterized protein, whose amino-acid sequence MASSPRSPQPAELEISRQSRILAALSKKVIDLDELRMLAAQGVPDGAGVRSTVWKLLLGYLPKDRALWEQELAKKRSQYEAFKDEFLPNTVGGSSTPGGSEGHSDGNAEHVENGFLDRSEIAQDDHPLSLGKTSQWNQVAEHSEMIEQVDRDVKRTHPDIHFFCGDSSFAKSNQDSLRNILIIFAKLNAGIRYVQGMNEILAPLFFVFRNDPDYKNANFAEADSFFCFVELLSGLRDNFCQKLDNSAVGIRGTLSKLSQLLKKYDGELQHHLEITTEVNPQFYAFRWITLLLTQEFNFADIIHIWDTLLSDPDGPQETLLRICCAMLILVRKRLLAGDFSSNLKLLQSYPPTNIGHLLYVANKLQ is encoded by the exons ATGGCGAGCTCGCCGCGATCCCCgcagccggcggagctggagatCTCGCGGCAGTCCCGTATCCTCGCGGCG TTGTCTAAGAAGGTGATAGATCTCGATGAGCTCCGGATGCTCGCTGCGCAGGGCGTCCCCGACGGCGCCGGCGTCCGGTCTACTGTGTGGAAG CTGCTACTGGGCTATCTGCCCAAGGATCGTGCACTGTGGGAGCAGGAGTTGGCAAAAAAGAGGTCACAATATGAAGCCTTCAAAGACGAATTCCTTCCCAACACT GTAGGTGGAAGTAGCACGCCTGGGGGATCAGAAGGCCACAGTGACGGAAATGCAGAGCATGTTGAGAATGGGTTTCTTGACAGGTCGGAGATAGCCCAAGATGATCATCCTTTGAGCCTTGGGAAGACCAGCCAATGGAATCAGGTCGCTGAG CATTCGGAGATGATCGAGCAGGTTGACCGTGATGTAAAACGCACTCACCCTGACATACATTTCTTCTGTGGAGACTCTTCTTTTGCAAAGTCCAATCAG GATTCTCTGAGAAATATATTAATTATCTTTGCCAAGCTGAATGCTGGGATAAGATACGTGCAAGGAATGAATGAAATTTTGGCGCCTCTCTTCTTTGTATTTCGGAATGATCCAGATTATAAAAATGCT AACTTCGCCGAAGCCGATTCTTTCTTTTGCTTCGTGGAGTTACTTAGTGGGCTTAGAGACAACTTCTGCCAGAAGCTAGACAACAGTGCTGTCGGCATTCGAGGGACGCTCTCCAAACTATCACAACTGCTAAAGAAGTATGATGGAGAACTTCAGCACCACTTGGAAATAACTACGGAA GTTAATCCCCAGTTCTATGCGTTCAGGTGGATAACACTGCTGTTAACCCAGGAATTCAACTTTGCCGATATTATTCATATATGGGACACTCTGTTAAGTGACCCAGATGGTCCTCAG GAAACCTTGCTGAGAATATGCTGCGCAATGCTGATCCTGGTCCGGAAACGGCTCCTTGCCGGCGATTTCAGCTCCAACCTGAAGCTTCTGCAGAGCTACCCTCCGACGAACATCGGCCACCTCCTCTACGTTGCAAACAAGTTGCAGTga